From the Gramella sp. Hel_I_59 genome, one window contains:
- a CDS encoding outer membrane beta-barrel protein produces the protein MLLLLVSALSFAQEFEVSGKIVDTESNPLESATVYVEKIADSSLVTYTISEKDGSFLLKGNTESKAVNLYVSYAGFKPYRKQIEITKTQDVGAISLDILDNALDEVTLTATRAPISVKQDTLEFNANSFNTRQDANLEELMKKLPGVEVDSDGNITVNGKPVSRILVNGKEFFGNDPKIATKNLPKEIIDKIQVVDTKTRSEEFTGKAGDSENKTINIELKEDKNKGWFSRATAGGGTDDRYELSGIANYFKDDLRVSVLASSNNINSSGFSFDEVFDMMGGNARSVRFNSNGSFSINGTGFGSSNGITKSETGGFNFVNEWDNGMELTADYFYGGSDTETRTRIERENILPDSRYFTNSTSSSNLLNDSHRATLRYEIEFDTLTRLSIAPRFNANIGTSYRDRFEENLDENMQLQNTTLIDETEDLTSLDFSNDINFIKRFGSRGSYFQLDLDHAHSKQENENIYFSESTFVNNPENDIVQDQFIDQDEDSNSFSVGASKRSVLADKFFLDINYEFDTQKSSNTRSVFDAVDGEYTNFNELLSNDFEFRSFKHTPNAGLNYEGEKWRISSEVGLLSTTLKTENFMEDIRFDNTFNNVYVDADLRYSPERSKSISIGYSTNADVPSVRQLQPVVDRTNPTNIIIGNPELEPTFNQRVNLNYRNFDFASRSGIFAYAYFNFTDNQVAATSSVDNFVRTTTYTNVDGVINGNLGASYSKSYKKDATEFRYRIGANGGYNRNVGFINAVQYESDQFTVTPTLRLTYAIDEVLEIEPGYSATFNDIQYDINSGRDQNYVNHSLSLETTTYWPKNVVFGNDISYNKFGNVAPGFDSTSLLWNMSLGYQFLKDNATVKVKVYDLLDQNVDTRRLVGDDYIQDVNNLVLQRYAMLSFTYKLSSFGGGKAPSRRGSRMIRM, from the coding sequence TTGCTGCTACTTTTAGTGAGTGCGCTAAGCTTTGCCCAGGAATTCGAAGTATCCGGAAAGATCGTTGATACTGAATCCAATCCTCTTGAATCTGCCACTGTTTACGTAGAAAAGATTGCTGATAGCAGTCTGGTCACCTACACGATTTCTGAAAAGGACGGGAGTTTCCTTCTGAAAGGAAATACCGAAAGTAAGGCTGTAAATCTTTACGTAAGCTACGCTGGTTTTAAACCTTACCGTAAGCAAATAGAAATCACCAAAACGCAGGATGTAGGCGCTATTTCTCTGGATATTCTGGATAATGCGCTGGACGAGGTTACTCTAACCGCTACAAGAGCACCTATTTCTGTTAAACAGGATACGCTGGAGTTCAATGCGAATTCTTTCAATACCAGACAGGATGCTAACCTGGAAGAGCTCATGAAAAAGCTACCGGGAGTAGAAGTGGATAGCGATGGTAATATTACCGTGAACGGAAAGCCTGTTTCGAGAATCCTGGTAAACGGTAAGGAATTCTTCGGAAATGATCCTAAGATCGCTACGAAAAACCTTCCAAAGGAGATCATAGATAAGATCCAGGTAGTGGATACCAAAACAAGGAGCGAAGAATTTACCGGAAAGGCGGGAGATTCAGAAAATAAGACCATTAATATTGAACTAAAGGAAGACAAGAACAAAGGCTGGTTCTCACGGGCAACTGCCGGAGGTGGTACAGATGACCGATATGAGCTTAGTGGTATCGCCAATTATTTTAAAGATGACCTTAGGGTAAGTGTACTTGCTAGTTCAAATAATATCAATAGTTCCGGATTTAGTTTTGATGAGGTTTTCGACATGATGGGTGGAAATGCCAGAAGTGTGCGGTTTAATAGTAATGGAAGTTTTAGTATTAATGGAACCGGTTTTGGTTCTAGTAACGGGATCACTAAATCTGAAACTGGCGGATTCAATTTTGTAAATGAATGGGATAATGGGATGGAACTCACTGCCGATTACTTTTATGGAGGATCAGATACAGAGACAAGAACCAGGATTGAACGGGAGAATATTCTGCCAGACTCGAGGTATTTTACTAATTCCACCAGCTCCAGTAATTTACTGAATGATAGTCATAGAGCGACACTTCGATACGAAATAGAATTTGATACTCTTACCAGGCTTTCAATCGCTCCAAGATTCAATGCGAACATAGGAACCTCCTATCGAGATAGATTTGAAGAAAATCTGGATGAAAACATGCAACTTCAGAATACCACGCTTATCGATGAAACTGAAGATCTAACGAGTCTGGATTTTAGTAACGACATCAATTTTATTAAACGTTTTGGAAGCAGGGGTTCTTATTTTCAACTGGATCTGGACCATGCGCATAGCAAACAGGAGAATGAGAACATTTATTTTTCTGAAAGTACATTCGTAAATAATCCTGAAAATGATATCGTTCAGGATCAATTTATAGATCAGGATGAAGATTCCAATTCTTTTAGCGTTGGAGCTTCGAAAAGAAGTGTTTTGGCAGATAAATTCTTTCTGGATATCAATTATGAGTTCGATACTCAAAAAAGCAGCAATACCAGAAGTGTTTTTGATGCCGTTGATGGTGAGTATACCAATTTTAATGAGCTGTTGAGTAATGATTTTGAATTCCGTAGTTTTAAACATACTCCAAACGCCGGTCTTAATTATGAAGGTGAGAAATGGCGGATTAGTTCTGAGGTAGGATTACTTAGTACAACTTTAAAGACCGAGAACTTTATGGAAGATATTCGCTTCGACAATACTTTTAATAATGTGTATGTGGATGCGGATCTTCGTTATTCTCCGGAAAGATCAAAAAGTATAAGTATTGGTTATAGTACAAATGCAGATGTTCCTTCAGTGAGACAATTACAGCCTGTGGTGGATAGAACAAACCCTACAAATATCATCATTGGTAACCCTGAGCTTGAACCAACCTTTAATCAGCGCGTGAACTTAAATTATAGAAACTTCGATTTTGCTTCACGAAGCGGAATCTTTGCATATGCCTATTTTAATTTCACAGATAACCAGGTGGCCGCAACCAGCAGCGTGGATAATTTTGTTAGAACTACAACCTATACCAATGTAGATGGAGTTATCAACGGAAATCTCGGAGCTTCTTACAGTAAAAGCTATAAGAAGGACGCTACAGAGTTTAGATATCGGATTGGAGCAAATGGAGGTTATAACAGGAATGTAGGCTTTATTAACGCTGTACAGTACGAATCTGATCAATTTACAGTAACTCCTACTTTGAGACTTACTTACGCGATTGATGAAGTTTTGGAGATCGAGCCAGGCTATTCAGCGACTTTTAACGATATTCAGTACGATATCAATAGTGGAAGAGATCAGAATTATGTAAACCATAGTCTATCTCTTGAAACTACAACGTACTGGCCAAAAAACGTGGTTTTTGGAAATGATATTTCGTATAATAAATTCGGAAATGTTGCACCGGGATTCGACAGTACGAGTCTATTATGGAATATGAGTCTTGGATACCAGTTCTTGAAAGACAATGCTACTGTCAAAGTGAAAGTCTATGATCTATTAGATCAAAATGTGGATACAAGAAGACTGGTAGGAGATGATTATATCCAGGATGTGAATAACCTGGTGTTACAGCGATATGCAATGCTAAGTTTTACATATAAGCTAAGTAGTTTTGGAGGTGGTAAGGCGCCATCAAGAAGAGGAAGTAGAATGATACGTATGTAA
- a CDS encoding type III pantothenate kinase, with protein MNLVLDAGNTSVKAAVYQNDTLQKKLVFLKENFSQELEKIFKDYPQITHSILSEVTKIDEHIIFELEKSTDFIRLSHDTPAPFQNKYHTPHTLGLDRIALVAAAIDQFPKKNVLIIDAGTCITFDLKTAKEIYLGGAISPGLQMRFKSLHKFTANLPLVSAKPDVDLIGKTTESSIQSGIINGLKMELKGVVETYASEFEDLTVIFTGGDSQLLSIPTKNSIFANSNFLLEGLNFILEFNKTQ; from the coding sequence ATGAATTTAGTACTCGATGCCGGGAATACTTCAGTAAAAGCTGCTGTTTATCAAAACGATACACTTCAGAAGAAACTTGTATTTCTAAAAGAAAATTTTTCACAGGAATTAGAAAAAATTTTCAAAGACTATCCGCAAATCACTCATTCGATACTTTCAGAAGTGACAAAAATTGACGAACATATCATTTTTGAGCTGGAAAAGTCTACAGATTTTATTCGATTGAGCCACGATACACCCGCGCCCTTCCAGAATAAGTATCATACTCCACATACACTGGGGCTGGATAGAATTGCATTGGTGGCTGCTGCCATAGATCAATTTCCGAAGAAGAATGTGCTAATCATTGATGCTGGTACCTGTATCACATTTGATCTAAAAACTGCTAAGGAAATATACCTTGGAGGAGCAATTTCTCCAGGATTACAGATGAGATTTAAAAGTCTGCACAAGTTTACAGCAAATTTACCGTTAGTATCTGCGAAGCCGGATGTTGATCTTATAGGCAAAACGACCGAGAGCAGCATACAATCCGGAATTATTAACGGACTCAAAATGGAATTAAAAGGGGTTGTAGAAACCTATGCTTCTGAATTTGAAGATTTAACAGTAATATTTACAGGAGGGGACAGTCAACTTTTGTCTATACCAACTAAAAATAGCATATTTGCCAACTCAAATTTTTTGTTAGAAGGACTTAATTTCATTCTAGAATTTAACAAGACTCAATGA
- a CDS encoding outer membrane beta-barrel protein — protein MIKRFIVIVALFTGFIAEAQENVSSPYSYYGIGLTNFQGTVENRSMGGLSVFMDSIHVNLQNPASYGRLKLTDFTIGASHDRVKLETDGASDNSKISSLDYLALAFPISDKIGIGLGVMPYTSVGYRILDVEDDASSLLTGRGGMNRVFLSAGYAVNEHLSLGVDADYNFGNFQNTQSINTEGLQYGTSDVNRSDIKGFTFNFGANYQRPISEKLNLHVSTTYAPEMDLDSENFRTISTIDFASGTGRTIDQREVDLSETQFTFPSKYSLGAGIGQTNKWFVGAEYSNVGSSSYQDSFSFRNDGGEYEDASQFSLGGFYVPDYNSFTSYLERVVYRAGFRYDETGLIVNGESINEFGMSFGLGLPIGQLFSNANFGIELGQRGTRDAGLVQEKFLRLSVGLSLNDKWFTKRKFD, from the coding sequence ATGATTAAACGATTTATAGTAATCGTAGCTTTATTTACAGGATTTATAGCTGAAGCTCAGGAAAATGTTTCTTCGCCTTATTCATATTACGGTATTGGTTTAACCAATTTCCAGGGAACTGTGGAAAACAGGTCTATGGGAGGTTTAAGCGTATTTATGGATAGTATCCACGTGAATTTGCAGAACCCTGCAAGTTATGGTCGATTAAAGCTTACAGATTTCACTATTGGTGCAAGTCACGATAGGGTGAAACTTGAAACTGATGGAGCGTCAGATAACTCAAAGATCTCATCTTTGGATTATTTAGCACTGGCTTTTCCAATTAGCGATAAGATTGGGATTGGTCTTGGAGTGATGCCGTATACTTCTGTAGGATATAGGATTCTGGATGTTGAAGATGATGCCTCTAGTTTACTTACAGGTAGAGGAGGTATGAACAGAGTGTTCTTATCTGCCGGTTATGCCGTAAATGAGCACTTAAGTCTGGGTGTTGATGCTGACTATAACTTCGGAAATTTCCAGAATACGCAAAGTATCAATACTGAAGGATTGCAATACGGAACCAGCGATGTGAACAGATCAGACATCAAAGGTTTCACTTTTAACTTTGGAGCCAATTACCAGCGCCCAATTTCAGAAAAGTTGAATCTTCATGTTTCCACTACATACGCACCTGAAATGGATCTTGATTCTGAAAATTTCAGAACAATTTCTACTATAGATTTTGCGAGTGGTACAGGAAGAACCATAGATCAGCGAGAAGTGGATCTTAGTGAAACTCAATTTACATTCCCATCCAAATACAGCCTTGGAGCCGGAATTGGTCAAACCAACAAATGGTTTGTTGGAGCTGAATATTCCAATGTAGGATCAAGCTCTTACCAGGATAGCTTTAGCTTCAGAAATGATGGAGGAGAGTATGAGGATGCGTCTCAATTTAGTCTGGGAGGTTTTTATGTGCCAGATTATAATTCATTCACAAGTTATCTGGAGAGAGTGGTTTACCGTGCTGGATTCAGGTATGATGAGACCGGTCTTATAGTCAATGGTGAATCTATTAATGAGTTTGGCATGTCTTTTGGATTAGGATTACCGATTGGACAATTGTTCTCCAATGCAAACTTCGGAATCGAGCTTGGACAAAGAGGTACAAGAGATGCCGGACTAGTTCAGGAGAAGTTTTTAAGACTGTCTGTAGGACTTTCTTTAAACGACAAATGGTTCACGAAAAGAAAATTTGATTAA
- the lptC gene encoding LPS export ABC transporter periplasmic protein LptC, translated as MKLTYSNIISGIVTLLGVTMLFSCEGNLREVRAFSMEEDAPQATAEGINLKFTDSGRLVATLKSPRMLDFTNKSFPYREFPDGVEVEFFDEKDEKNTVVADYGIVYEDTKLIDLQGNVVIITADSTKLEASQLFWDQDRSWVFTDKPNKIRFPDGSFTEDLGFDSNQDFSNFRSRTNTGIQIVEEEKEDE; from the coding sequence ATGAAGCTAACATATAGCAATATAATTTCAGGCATTGTCACGCTCTTAGGCGTGACAATGCTTTTTTCATGTGAAGGTAATCTTCGCGAGGTACGTGCGTTTAGCATGGAAGAAGATGCGCCGCAGGCGACAGCCGAGGGTATCAACTTAAAGTTTACAGATTCTGGGAGACTGGTTGCGACTTTAAAAAGTCCGCGTATGTTGGACTTCACAAATAAAAGCTTTCCTTACCGTGAATTTCCTGATGGTGTGGAAGTAGAGTTCTTTGATGAGAAGGACGAAAAAAATACTGTGGTGGCAGATTACGGGATCGTCTATGAGGATACGAAATTGATCGATCTTCAGGGAAATGTGGTAATAATCACTGCCGATAGTACTAAGCTGGAAGCGAGTCAGCTATTCTGGGATCAGGACAGAAGCTGGGTCTTTACAGACAAACCAAACAAGATTAGATTCCCTGATGGATCATTTACTGAAGATCTCGGTTTTGATTCTAATCAGGATTTCAGTAATTTTCGTTCTAGAACCAATACGGGAATTCAAATTGTAGAAGAAGAAAAAGAAGATGAGTAA
- a CDS encoding hemolysin family protein → MEVEILIIVCSLILSAFFSGMEIAYVSSNKIFIEIEKRQNDFLATVLKRLTKKPSKFIATMLVGNNIALVVYGFFMGDLLMYWLSGLDPQNSIINYIVVDLSLLTQTVISTLVILLTAEFLPKVFFQIYANSMLKLFAVPAYIFYLLFSFVSSFVIWISDIILKRFFKTDGDEVQLAFSKVELGNFISEQMETVEEHEDVDSEIQIFQNALSFSDIKAREVMIPRTEIIAVDQNQAPSDLVQTFTETGLSKLLVYNDTIDDIIGYVHSFELFKRPRSIKSILLPVIFVPETMWIKDVLNILIKKRKSIAVVIDEYGGTSGMMTVEDIVEELFGEIEDEHDSAVLIEEKLGDDHYKFSARLEVDYLNENYRTEIPEGENYETLSGFIVNHTEEIPQQGEVIKIEDFEIKILETSNTKIELVELKINPED, encoded by the coding sequence ATGGAGGTTGAAATACTAATCATAGTTTGCTCTTTAATACTTTCTGCGTTTTTCTCAGGAATGGAAATCGCTTATGTTTCCTCTAATAAGATTTTTATAGAGATAGAAAAGCGTCAGAATGATTTCCTGGCGACCGTTTTAAAACGTCTTACCAAGAAACCATCAAAATTCATAGCAACCATGCTTGTTGGAAACAATATAGCGCTGGTGGTTTATGGTTTCTTTATGGGTGATTTATTAATGTACTGGCTTAGCGGTCTCGATCCGCAAAACAGTATCATCAATTATATCGTAGTAGATCTCAGTCTGCTTACTCAAACTGTAATTTCGACTCTTGTAATTTTACTGACTGCGGAATTTCTTCCGAAGGTATTTTTCCAGATCTACGCGAATAGCATGTTGAAATTATTTGCAGTACCTGCCTATATCTTTTACCTGTTATTCAGTTTTGTGTCCTCATTTGTCATCTGGATCTCAGATATTATTCTGAAGAGATTTTTCAAAACTGATGGAGATGAAGTTCAATTAGCCTTCAGTAAAGTAGAATTAGGCAACTTCATTAGCGAGCAAATGGAAACAGTTGAAGAGCATGAAGATGTAGATAGTGAAATACAGATCTTCCAGAATGCCCTTTCATTTTCAGATATTAAAGCCAGGGAAGTGATGATCCCAAGAACCGAGATCATAGCCGTTGATCAAAACCAGGCGCCAAGTGATCTTGTACAGACCTTTACTGAAACCGGACTTTCGAAATTGCTGGTTTACAATGATACCATCGATGATATTATTGGATATGTACATTCCTTCGAATTATTCAAAAGACCTCGTTCTATAAAGTCAATATTACTACCGGTGATCTTTGTTCCCGAAACCATGTGGATCAAGGATGTTCTTAATATTCTTATCAAAAAAAGAAAAAGTATCGCTGTGGTTATCGATGAATATGGTGGAACCAGTGGTATGATGACCGTGGAAGATATTGTAGAGGAACTTTTTGGTGAAATCGAAGATGAACATGATTCAGCAGTCCTGATTGAAGAAAAGCTGGGTGACGATCATTATAAATTTTCAGCAAGGCTGGAAGTGGATTATTTAAATGAGAATTACAGAACTGAAATTCCAGAAGGTGAAAACTACGAGACCCTGAGCGGATTTATAGTAAATCATACCGAAGAAATTCCGCAGCAGGGAGAGGTTATTAAGATCGAGGATTTCGAGATCAAAATCCTGGAAACTTCCAACACCAAAATCGAATTGGTTGAGCTGAAAATCAATCCGGAAGACTAA
- a CDS encoding peptidylprolyl isomerase, with amino-acid sequence MAVLNKIRQRSVFLIIIIALALFSFVLADVIRNGGFSGQDSQNVIATVNGNEVDREEFAREVEAFERNMGNNISTTQAVNRIWDQKLRQVILEEEVEKLGLRAGEGQVTELVRTQMAGNPNFSNEAGMFDENRLREYVANLKETSPEAYAQWQQFTSNLAQTAKMNAYYNMVSAGVGATLLEGEQAYKMQNDNINMKFVQIPYSSIPDSEVEVSKSDIKSYIENHASKFESDASRSMQYVIFEEAASTGDESEAKEALSKLRSQRVEYNAAIGANDTLPGFDSTDNYADFIANNSDLPYQNIFRFRNDLKGENAEQIFNLNEGESFGPYKENGFWKLSKVVETKNIPDSVKASHILISYTGSQLGAAGNRTKAEAEALADSLAGVVRSDSEKFAALASEFSADTSNKEQAGDLGYFVPGMMIPAFENYVFDNKTGDVGVVETPLGYHVISIDDQTEAAKAVKVATIAREIQASEKTMNEQFNEVTKFEIAAAEGDFSKVAKESNYEVRTVKDVKALDENIPGAGAQRRVIQWAFEDDAKVGDVRRFDTNNGYVVAQLTAKQDKGLMSVEEASAEVTPILVKQKKAELIKERLKGNSLQEIAGNQGVSVQTADAVNLNNPTLAGAGEEPEVVGTVFSLEKGETSEPIAGEKGVYIAELVSKFEAPKMESYKAFANQESASRRAQATTRVFEALKKKADIQDNRAKFY; translated from the coding sequence ATGGCAGTATTAAACAAAATCAGACAGCGGTCTGTTTTCTTGATTATTATCATTGCATTGGCTCTTTTCTCTTTTGTATTGGCCGATGTGATTAGAAATGGAGGCTTTAGTGGCCAGGATTCTCAAAATGTTATCGCTACCGTTAATGGTAATGAAGTGGATAGAGAAGAATTCGCCCGTGAAGTTGAGGCTTTCGAAAGAAATATGGGTAATAATATTAGTACTACTCAGGCAGTAAACCGTATCTGGGACCAGAAATTACGCCAGGTAATTCTTGAAGAAGAAGTTGAAAAGCTTGGACTAAGAGCTGGAGAAGGTCAGGTTACTGAACTTGTGCGTACTCAAATGGCTGGAAATCCAAACTTCTCTAACGAAGCTGGAATGTTTGATGAAAACAGGTTGAGAGAATATGTTGCTAATTTGAAAGAAACTTCTCCGGAAGCTTACGCTCAATGGCAGCAGTTTACTTCCAATCTTGCACAAACTGCCAAGATGAATGCTTACTACAATATGGTAAGTGCTGGTGTTGGAGCTACTTTACTGGAAGGTGAGCAGGCTTACAAGATGCAGAATGATAATATCAATATGAAATTCGTTCAGATTCCATATTCTTCAATTCCAGATAGCGAAGTTGAAGTATCTAAATCTGATATCAAATCTTATATCGAGAATCATGCTTCTAAGTTCGAATCTGATGCTTCCAGAAGCATGCAGTATGTGATCTTTGAAGAGGCTGCTTCTACAGGTGATGAATCTGAAGCTAAAGAAGCACTATCTAAACTAAGAAGTCAGAGAGTTGAATATAATGCTGCGATTGGTGCTAATGACACACTTCCTGGATTCGACAGTACAGATAATTATGCAGATTTTATAGCCAACAATTCAGATCTTCCTTACCAGAACATCTTTAGATTCAGAAATGATCTAAAAGGTGAAAATGCTGAGCAGATCTTCAATCTTAACGAAGGAGAATCTTTTGGTCCTTATAAAGAAAACGGATTCTGGAAACTGAGTAAAGTCGTTGAGACTAAGAATATTCCAGATTCAGTGAAAGCAAGTCATATTCTTATTAGCTACACTGGATCTCAATTGGGAGCTGCTGGTAATAGAACTAAAGCTGAAGCTGAAGCTTTGGCTGATAGTCTTGCAGGAGTTGTAAGATCAGATTCAGAAAAATTCGCAGCACTTGCTTCTGAATTTTCTGCTGATACTTCAAATAAAGAACAGGCAGGAGATCTTGGATATTTTGTTCCTGGAATGATGATCCCTGCATTCGAGAACTATGTTTTTGATAATAAAACCGGAGATGTAGGTGTTGTTGAAACACCTCTTGGATACCACGTAATTTCTATAGATGATCAAACTGAAGCTGCTAAAGCAGTTAAAGTTGCAACGATCGCAAGAGAGATCCAGGCTTCAGAAAAAACAATGAACGAACAGTTCAACGAAGTAACTAAGTTTGAGATCGCTGCTGCTGAAGGTGATTTTAGCAAAGTGGCAAAAGAAAGTAACTATGAAGTGCGTACAGTAAAAGATGTAAAAGCACTTGATGAGAATATTCCTGGTGCTGGTGCTCAAAGAAGAGTGATCCAGTGGGCATTTGAAGATGATGCTAAAGTTGGTGATGTAAGAAGATTTGACACTAACAATGGGTATGTAGTAGCGCAACTAACAGCTAAGCAGGATAAAGGATTAATGAGTGTTGAAGAAGCTTCTGCTGAAGTTACTCCAATCTTGGTTAAGCAAAAGAAAGCGGAACTTATTAAGGAGAGACTTAAAGGAAATTCGCTACAGGAAATTGCCGGGAATCAAGGTGTAAGCGTTCAAACTGCAGATGCAGTGAACCTTAACAATCCTACTCTGGCAGGTGCAGGTGAAGAGCCGGAAGTGGTTGGAACTGTTTTCTCTCTTGAAAAAGGAGAAACAAGCGAACCTATCGCAGGAGAAAAAGGTGTTTATATTGCTGAACTTGTAAGTAAGTTCGAAGCTCCGAAAATGGAATCTTATAAAGCTTTCGCTAATCAGGAAAGTGCTTCCAGAAGAGCTCAGGCGACTACAAGAGTATTTGAAGCTTTGAAGAAAAAAGCAGATATTCAGGATAACAGAGCTAAGTTCTACTAA
- a CDS encoding GYDIA family GHMP kinase — translation MQKYHSNGKLLLTGEYAILDGAKSLALPTKKGQSLEVEANESTVISWESFDENNKIWFKADFQINEGQFLTESSSLESPEQQEIAKRLQQILKYCYSLKPEQFKSGYTINTYQDFNRKWGLGTSSTLINNIANWLEIDAYKLLAKTFGGSGYDIAAASHDHPISFQRKNEQASIFTVDFDPPFKEELFFVYLNRKQNSREAIAHYRKQSQSNRSELIEKISGITEQILQCEHLMEFKMLLKAHEILISKAINSPRIQDQLFPDYDGLIKSLGGWGGDFVLATGNEESKDYFRNKGYHDILSYSEMIK, via the coding sequence ATGCAGAAGTATCACAGCAACGGTAAATTATTGCTTACCGGAGAATATGCTATTTTGGATGGAGCTAAGTCTTTAGCCTTACCTACTAAGAAGGGTCAGTCGTTAGAGGTTGAAGCAAATGAATCTACAGTTATTTCCTGGGAAAGTTTTGATGAAAATAATAAGATCTGGTTCAAAGCCGATTTTCAGATAAATGAAGGCCAGTTCCTAACAGAGTCTTCCTCTCTAGAAAGCCCGGAACAACAAGAGATCGCTAAGCGTTTACAACAGATCCTGAAATACTGTTATTCTTTAAAACCAGAGCAATTCAAGTCTGGATATACTATAAATACTTATCAGGATTTCAATAGAAAATGGGGACTTGGAACTTCCTCCACGCTTATTAACAATATCGCGAACTGGCTTGAAATCGATGCCTATAAACTACTAGCTAAAACCTTTGGTGGCAGTGGTTACGATATTGCTGCAGCAAGTCACGACCACCCCATAAGCTTTCAACGTAAAAACGAGCAAGCTTCAATTTTCACAGTGGATTTTGATCCTCCATTTAAGGAGGAACTATTCTTCGTTTACCTCAATCGCAAGCAGAACAGTCGCGAGGCCATAGCTCATTATCGCAAACAAAGCCAATCGAACAGATCAGAGCTTATTGAGAAGATCTCTGGTATCACTGAACAGATATTGCAGTGTGAGCATTTAATGGAGTTTAAAATGCTTTTAAAAGCTCACGAGATCCTTATTTCAAAGGCTATCAATAGTCCCAGAATCCAGGATCAATTATTTCCAGATTATGACGGACTCATAAAAAGTCTCGGCGGCTGGGGAGGGGATTTCGTGCTTGCCACCGGGAATGAAGAATCAAAGGATTACTTCAGAAATAAAGGCTATCATGATATTCTCAGCTATTCTGAAATGATCAAATAA